The following proteins are encoded in a genomic region of Bacillus sp. FJAT-22090:
- a CDS encoding 3-oxoacyl-ACP synthase, giving the protein MTVGIVSTGVYIPDNVMTAEEIAALSNLPIDVVKSKMGITQKPIPGPEDHTVAMGIKAAEKALQKGAVDPKTIDLVIYIGEEHKEYPLWTAAIKLQEEIGAYHAWGFDVALRCGTTIMAIKIAKNIMESDSSVNTVLLAGGYRNNDFIDYTNERTRFMFNLGAGGAAIILKKDHHENIILESEIITDGSFSEDVVVPVGGTKEPLTVDHLQKGLYRLDVLDPEGMKARLEQKSMQNFIKVIRNALFKSGYSDNDIDYLAILHMKKSAHDFVLNELGLSSEQSIYLSDYGHIGQMDQIISLELAQEAGKLKDGDLAVLVSAGIGYAWGAVAVRWGQQGGEK; this is encoded by the coding sequence ATGACTGTAGGAATTGTCAGTACTGGTGTGTATATTCCAGACAACGTCATGACAGCCGAGGAAATTGCTGCTCTTTCTAATTTACCAATTGACGTCGTAAAAAGTAAAATGGGGATTACACAAAAACCAATTCCCGGTCCTGAAGATCACACAGTAGCAATGGGGATCAAAGCAGCCGAAAAAGCATTACAAAAAGGGGCTGTAGATCCAAAAACAATTGATTTAGTTATTTATATCGGGGAAGAACATAAGGAATATCCATTATGGACTGCAGCTATTAAACTACAAGAAGAGATAGGTGCTTATCACGCTTGGGGATTTGACGTGGCTCTTCGTTGTGGGACGACAATTATGGCCATCAAAATAGCAAAAAATATTATGGAATCTGATTCGTCCGTTAATACTGTTCTACTTGCTGGTGGTTATAGAAACAATGACTTTATTGATTATACAAATGAAAGAACTCGCTTTATGTTCAATCTCGGAGCGGGTGGAGCAGCAATTATATTAAAAAAAGATCATCATGAAAATATTATTCTAGAATCAGAGATTATAACAGATGGGTCTTTTTCTGAAGATGTAGTAGTACCAGTCGGCGGAACAAAAGAACCACTTACAGTGGACCATTTACAAAAGGGATTATATAGATTAGATGTGTTAGATCCTGAAGGCATGAAAGCAAGACTTGAACAAAAGTCGATGCAAAATTTTATAAAAGTAATTCGTAATGCATTATTTAAAAGTGGTTATTCAGATAATGATATTGACTATTTAGCTATTCTCCATATGAAAAAATCAGCTCATGATTTTGTCTTAAATGAACTAGGATTATCCAGTGAACAATCGATCTATTTGAGCGATTATGGACATATTGGTCAAATGGATCAGATTATTTCGTTAGAGCTTGCACAAGAAGCTGGGAAGCTAAAAGATGGTGATCTTGCTGTTCTTGTAAGCGCCGGCATTGGTTATGCATGGGGGGCTGTAGCAGTAAGATGGGGTCAGCAAGGGGGAGAAAAGTGA
- the phaZ gene encoding intracellular short-chain-length polyhydroxyalkanoate depolymerase: MSLPKLSLANGETIAYRIRPGGEEVIVLVHGNMTSSKHWDVLIDTLDQKYTLYAIDLRGFGESTYQTRVQSIKDFSDDLKEVVDLLSLEKFFLIGWSTGGAICMQFVADYPDYCEKLVLLASASTRGYPFYGTNEDGTPNMNYRFQTIEDVENDPSKTRAMQGLYDTNNKEGLKAVWNAAIYSHKQPEKERYEAYLDDMLTQRNLADVYHSLNTFNISSYHNGVTEGTNQAKDITIPVLILRGDRDYVVNEEMTQEIVKDLGDNATYIPLVNCGHSPLIDDLEQLTNRIETFLTEEKAYEVKR; the protein is encoded by the coding sequence ATGAGTTTACCAAAATTATCTTTAGCAAATGGAGAAACAATTGCGTATCGTATACGTCCAGGTGGCGAAGAAGTGATTGTATTAGTACACGGCAATATGACCTCTTCAAAACATTGGGATGTGTTAATCGATACATTAGATCAAAAGTATACGTTATATGCAATTGATTTAAGAGGATTTGGAGAGTCTACCTACCAAACGAGAGTTCAAAGTATAAAGGACTTCTCAGATGACTTGAAGGAAGTTGTCGACCTTTTATCGTTAGAAAAGTTCTTCTTAATAGGTTGGTCTACAGGCGGAGCAATTTGTATGCAGTTTGTTGCAGACTATCCAGACTACTGTGAGAAGTTAGTTTTATTAGCATCTGCCTCAACGAGAGGGTATCCTTTCTATGGAACAAATGAGGATGGAACACCAAACATGAACTATAGATTTCAAACAATTGAAGATGTAGAAAATGATCCATCAAAAACAAGAGCGATGCAAGGATTATATGACACCAATAATAAAGAAGGATTGAAGGCAGTATGGAATGCTGCTATATATTCTCACAAGCAACCGGAGAAAGAACGTTATGAAGCTTATTTGGATGATATGTTGACACAACGAAATTTGGCGGATGTCTATCATTCATTAAACACATTTAATATTAGCTCTTACCATAACGGAGTAACGGAAGGAACAAATCAAGCAAAAGATATTACCATTCCCGTACTTATTTTAAGAGGAGATCGGGATTATGTCGTGAACGAGGAAATGACACAAGAAATTGTGAAGGACTTAGGAGACAATGCCACTTATATACCATTAGTAAATTGCGGTCATTCTCCATTAATCGATGATTTGGAGCAGTTAACAAATCGTATCGAAACATTTTTAACGGAGGAGAAAGCATATGAGGTTAAAAGATAA
- the fabG gene encoding 3-oxoacyl-ACP reductase FabG — translation MRLKDKVAIITGAANGIGLAAVLRFAEEGAKVVIADFDANTGTNQEKELIEKGYEVKFVQVDVANRESVEALVQQTVDHFGTIDILINNAGITRDAMLSKMTVEDFSRVLDVNLTGVFNCTQAVLPHLVEKGYGKIINTSSVSGIYGNVGQTNYAASKAAVVGMTKTWAKELGRKGINVNAVAPGFTSTSMVAKMPEKIIDQMKSVVALQRLGIPTEIANAYLFLASDESSYVHGHVLHVDGGIMM, via the coding sequence ATGAGGTTAAAAGATAAAGTCGCTATAATTACAGGAGCAGCCAATGGAATAGGTTTAGCTGCAGTTCTTCGATTTGCAGAAGAAGGAGCTAAGGTAGTGATAGCTGATTTTGATGCAAACACAGGTACAAACCAAGAAAAAGAATTAATAGAAAAAGGATATGAAGTTAAATTTGTTCAAGTGGACGTTGCAAACCGCGAAAGTGTAGAAGCACTTGTACAACAGACGGTTGACCATTTTGGAACAATCGATATCTTAATAAATAATGCTGGTATTACAAGAGACGCAATGCTGTCTAAAATGACAGTGGAAGACTTCTCACGTGTTCTAGATGTAAATTTAACCGGCGTTTTTAATTGTACACAGGCAGTTCTTCCACATTTAGTGGAAAAAGGATACGGAAAAATAATAAATACTTCCTCAGTTAGTGGGATTTATGGAAATGTCGGTCAAACTAATTATGCTGCTTCAAAAGCTGCGGTTGTTGGCATGACCAAAACTTGGGCAAAAGAATTAGGACGTAAAGGCATTAATGTTAATGCAGTAGCACCAGGTTTTACAAGCACGTCTATGGTAGCTAAAATGCCAGAAAAGATTATTGACCAAATGAAATCAGTTGTTGCCTTACAGCGACTTGGCATTCCTACAGAAATAGCGAATGCATATTTGTTTTTAGCATCAGACGAATCAAGTTATGTACATGGTCACGTCTTACACGTCGATGGCGGTATTATGATGTAA
- a CDS encoding AMP-binding protein: protein MFTEQAWIYKRAALSPTKTALIDSNSGEQWNYKTLTDHISKWVHYFQEKQYVKGDRIVILSQNRIELFAILFACGLKGILYVPLNFRLSVSELNYILNDCEPVLVIHDEEHQGICSKFEKVDCLLLTKVLDERIEFYPSKSVWSSTDPWLIIYTGGTTGKPKGVVLSFDAVNWNAINTIVSWGLSDVDCTLNYMPMFHTGGLNALCLPILMAGGTVVTGSRFNAEEALMALNTYKTTMSLFVPTMYQAMLETDYIKRATFPTVKAFLSGGAPCPKTIYNQFEEKGILFKEGYGLTEAGPNNFYICPQRASNKKGSVGKCMQFNEVKIMNEFGKLCNENEIGELYISGKHVFTKYWNNEEETKIAKVDGWLKTGDLAMFDDEGDYYIVGRKKEMIISGGENVYPQEVEQCLVLHPNIREAAVIGIEDDKWGECVTAFVTCKESIVSFEAEIITYCKKSLGSYKVPKKIFILNELPRTDVGKIDKKKLQQLASNEKKSEIC, encoded by the coding sequence GTGTTTACAGAACAAGCTTGGATATATAAACGTGCAGCACTGTCTCCGACAAAAACCGCTTTGATCGACAGTAATTCTGGCGAGCAATGGAATTATAAAACGTTAACAGATCATATATCTAAATGGGTTCACTATTTTCAAGAAAAGCAGTATGTAAAAGGCGATCGAATAGTAATCCTTTCTCAAAATCGAATTGAGTTATTCGCGATCCTGTTTGCTTGTGGATTAAAAGGGATTTTATATGTTCCTCTTAACTTTCGATTGAGTGTTTCAGAGCTGAATTATATATTAAATGACTGTGAACCTGTATTGGTCATCCACGATGAAGAGCATCAAGGAATATGTTCCAAATTTGAAAAAGTAGATTGTCTGCTACTTACAAAGGTATTAGACGAGAGAATTGAATTTTATCCTTCTAAATCAGTATGGAGTTCAACGGATCCATGGTTAATCATATATACTGGTGGAACTACCGGAAAGCCAAAAGGGGTTGTCCTTTCATTTGATGCAGTGAATTGGAACGCTATTAATACAATTGTTAGTTGGGGACTAAGCGACGTGGATTGTACATTAAACTATATGCCAATGTTTCACACCGGAGGTCTAAATGCACTTTGTCTTCCAATTTTAATGGCAGGGGGCACAGTCGTCACTGGTAGTCGTTTTAATGCTGAAGAAGCACTTATGGCTTTAAATACTTACAAGACGACGATGTCTCTATTTGTTCCTACTATGTATCAAGCGATGTTAGAGACTGATTATATTAAAAGAGCAACATTTCCAACTGTAAAAGCTTTTTTATCAGGTGGAGCTCCATGTCCAAAGACTATTTACAACCAATTTGAAGAGAAGGGAATTCTTTTTAAAGAAGGTTACGGTCTTACTGAAGCTGGACCTAATAACTTTTATATTTGTCCTCAAAGAGCGAGTAATAAAAAAGGATCCGTTGGTAAATGCATGCAATTTAATGAAGTAAAAATAATGAATGAGTTTGGCAAATTATGTAATGAGAATGAAATAGGAGAATTATATATCTCAGGTAAGCATGTATTCACAAAGTATTGGAACAACGAAGAAGAAACCAAGATAGCAAAAGTAGATGGCTGGTTAAAAACAGGTGACTTGGCTATGTTTGATGATGAAGGTGATTATTATATCGTAGGAAGAAAAAAAGAGATGATTATTTCAGGAGGAGAAAATGTATATCCCCAGGAAGTAGAGCAGTGTCTCGTTTTACATCCAAACATACGAGAAGCAGCAGTAATCGGTATAGAAGATGATAAATGGGGAGAGTGTGTGACTGCTTTCGTCACCTGTAAAGAATCGATCGTATCTTTTGAGGCTGAAATAATTACCTATTGTAAAAAATCACTCGGAAGCTATAAAGTTCCGAAAAAAATATTTATCTTAAATGAACTTCCTCGAACCGATGTTGGCAAAATAGACAAAAAGAAATTACAACAATTAGCTAGTAACGAAAAAAAAAGTGAAATCTGTTAA
- a CDS encoding acyl-CoA thioesterase: MYISEKEIEVRYAETDQMGVVYHANYVIWLEIGRTQLIQDLGFTYAGLEADGYISPVTNVNINYMSSVKYGETVTVRTWIESHGKLRTTYGYEILHKDGTIASKATSEHVIVKKDNFRPVSLKKINPQWDSKYTEIAKELV, translated from the coding sequence ATGTATATAAGTGAAAAAGAAATAGAAGTGCGCTATGCAGAAACAGATCAAATGGGCGTTGTCTATCATGCAAATTATGTTATTTGGTTAGAAATTGGACGAACTCAATTGATTCAAGACTTGGGATTCACGTATGCAGGCCTTGAAGCAGATGGATATATCTCCCCTGTAACGAATGTCAATATTAACTATATGTCTTCTGTAAAATACGGAGAGACAGTAACAGTTAGAACCTGGATTGAGAGCCATGGAAAACTTCGTACTACTTATGGATACGAGATTTTACATAAAGATGGAACGATTGCATCAAAAGCTACATCCGAGCATGTTATCGTCAAAAAAGATAATTTCCGACCGGTTTCACTAAAAAAAATCAATCCGCAATGGGATTCGAAATATACTGAAATTGCAAAGGAACTTGTTTAA
- a CDS encoding HesB/YadR/YfhF family protein: MKIFISTDALKWFHDEMEVQNGDTIRFYARYGGTSPINEGFSLGMTIDTPVIPSVTVTIENILFFIEEKDEWFFNGHDLYVDVDTKTEELAYSYKKA; this comes from the coding sequence ATGAAAATATTCATCTCCACTGATGCACTAAAATGGTTCCATGACGAAATGGAAGTACAGAATGGCGACACAATTCGTTTCTATGCTCGTTATGGCGGAACTAGTCCAATAAACGAAGGGTTCTCCTTAGGAATGACAATTGATACTCCCGTAATTCCATCAGTAACTGTAACGATAGAAAATATCTTGTTTTTTATCGAGGAGAAAGATGAATGGTTTTTCAATGGTCATGATCTTTATGTAGATGTAGACACCAAGACGGAGGAATTAGCCTACTCCTATAAAAAAGCGTGA
- the plsY gene encoding glycerol-3-phosphate 1-O-acyltransferase PlsY yields the protein MTTFILLLLAYLIGSIPSGLWVGKLFYNTDIREHGSGNLGGTNTFRTLGKKAGLVVTIMDILKGTAATLLGALPFFESANVHPLILGIIAVVGHMFPIFAKFKGGKAVATSGGILLGYNWPIFVLLVVGFFIILKLTKMVSLTSMILSIIAVLYAIIYHYTVDHDLPLIGIVLLLAIFIFYRHRTNIKRIKEGTEPKVKWI from the coding sequence ATGACTACATTCATTTTACTTTTACTCGCTTATCTAATTGGTTCCATCCCTTCTGGACTTTGGGTTGGAAAGTTATTTTATAATACAGATATAAGAGAGCACGGAAGCGGTAATCTAGGTGGTACAAATACTTTCCGCACACTTGGAAAAAAAGCCGGTTTAGTAGTTACAATCATGGACATATTAAAAGGAACAGCTGCAACACTTTTAGGTGCGTTACCATTTTTTGAATCTGCTAATGTACATCCTTTAATTTTAGGTATCATTGCTGTTGTAGGACATATGTTCCCTATTTTTGCGAAGTTTAAAGGTGGAAAAGCAGTTGCCACTTCAGGTGGAATATTATTGGGATATAACTGGCCTATATTTGTGCTATTAGTTGTTGGATTTTTCATTATCCTAAAATTAACTAAAATGGTTTCTCTAACGTCGATGATTCTTTCTATCATTGCGGTTTTATATGCTATTATTTATCACTATACTGTAGACCACGATTTACCATTGATTGGTATAGTACTACTTCTTGCAATTTTCATCTTTTATAGACATCGTACGAATATAAAACGAATCAAAGAAGGAACAGAACCGAAAGTCAAATGGATTTAG
- the parE gene encoding DNA topoisomerase IV subunit B: MRKDELLTSYSDDDIQVLEGLEAVRKRPGMYIGSTDTRGLHHLVYEIVDNAVDESLAGFGDHIIVTILEDQSITVRDFGRGMPTGTHRTGIPTAEVIFTVLHAGGKFGQGGYKTSGGLHGVGASVVNALSSYVEVIIHRDGKKFMQRFENGGKVVKSLTQIGSTKETGTSVHFLPDPNIFSVIKYNYETLSERLRESAFLLKGLKIELIDERTGAHDIFYFETGIEAFVAYLNEEKDVLHPVFYMEGSHDEIEVEFAFQFNDGYSETILSFVNNVRTRDGGTHETGAKAALTRVFNDYARKTNLLKEKAKNLEGSDIREGVSAVISVRIPENILQFEGQTKGKLGTSEARSAVDAVISEKLQYILEENSELASSLIRKAIRAQQAREAARKAREDARNGKKRKPSEMLSGKLTPAQSRNAAKNELYLVEGDSAGGSAKQGRDRTFQAILPLRGKVINTEKANLADIMKNVEIATIIHAIGGGVGAEFQIDDIAYDKVVIMTDADTDGAHIQVLLLTFFYRYMKPLIENGKIYIALPPLYKVFKGIGKKEVFEYAWTEKELEAAANKIGKGYMLQRYKGLGEMNADQLWDTTMNPETRTLVRVTIEDGARAERHVTTLMGDKVEPRRKWIEANVNFSLEDDSNILENDRLHTEDELV; encoded by the coding sequence TTGCGTAAAGATGAACTATTAACAAGTTATAGTGATGATGATATTCAGGTATTAGAAGGGTTAGAAGCCGTTCGGAAAAGACCTGGTATGTATATCGGATCAACAGATACTAGAGGATTGCATCATTTAGTATACGAAATAGTAGATAATGCAGTAGATGAAAGTCTTGCTGGTTTTGGGGACCATATAATTGTAACTATACTTGAAGACCAAAGCATTACTGTTCGTGATTTTGGGCGTGGAATGCCAACAGGTACACATAGAACTGGAATACCTACTGCAGAAGTAATTTTTACAGTGTTACATGCGGGTGGTAAGTTTGGACAAGGTGGATATAAAACGAGTGGAGGACTCCACGGAGTAGGTGCATCCGTCGTGAATGCACTATCTTCATATGTTGAGGTAATTATCCATCGTGACGGCAAAAAGTTCATGCAACGCTTTGAAAATGGTGGTAAAGTCGTAAAATCATTGACTCAAATAGGGTCTACTAAAGAAACAGGAACTTCTGTTCATTTCTTGCCGGATCCTAACATATTTTCAGTCATTAAATACAATTACGAGACGTTAAGCGAAAGATTAAGAGAATCTGCTTTTCTTTTAAAGGGATTAAAAATAGAACTAATCGATGAGCGAACAGGTGCTCATGATATTTTTTACTTTGAAACAGGAATAGAAGCATTCGTAGCATATCTAAATGAAGAAAAAGATGTATTACATCCGGTTTTCTATATGGAAGGCTCTCATGATGAAATAGAAGTTGAATTTGCTTTTCAATTTAATGATGGTTATTCAGAAACCATTCTGTCGTTTGTTAACAATGTCCGTACTCGAGATGGCGGAACGCATGAAACAGGTGCAAAAGCTGCTTTAACAAGAGTATTTAATGATTATGCTCGTAAAACAAATTTGTTAAAAGAGAAAGCTAAAAACTTGGAAGGTTCTGATATACGAGAAGGAGTTTCTGCGGTAATATCTGTTCGTATCCCAGAGAATATATTACAATTCGAAGGCCAAACAAAAGGCAAACTAGGTACAAGTGAAGCAAGAAGCGCTGTAGATGCTGTCATTTCTGAAAAACTACAGTATATCTTAGAAGAAAACTCAGAGTTAGCTTCTTCTCTAATTCGAAAAGCTATTCGTGCACAACAAGCTCGTGAAGCCGCGAGAAAGGCACGTGAAGATGCTCGTAACGGAAAGAAACGAAAACCTTCAGAAATGTTATCTGGTAAGTTAACGCCAGCACAATCGAGAAATGCTGCCAAAAATGAACTATATTTAGTCGAAGGAGATTCAGCAGGAGGATCCGCTAAACAAGGTCGAGATCGAACATTCCAAGCAATCCTTCCTTTACGAGGTAAAGTTATTAATACAGAAAAAGCAAACCTAGCAGATATTATGAAAAATGTAGAAATTGCAACAATCATTCATGCTATTGGAGGCGGGGTTGGAGCAGAGTTCCAAATCGATGATATTGCTTATGATAAAGTCGTGATTATGACCGATGCTGATACGGATGGCGCACATATCCAAGTATTGTTATTAACCTTTTTCTACCGCTATATGAAACCATTGATTGAAAATGGAAAGATATATATTGCTTTACCACCACTTTATAAAGTATTTAAAGGGATAGGAAAAAAAGAAGTTTTTGAATATGCATGGACTGAAAAAGAGTTAGAAGCTGCAGCCAATAAAATTGGAAAAGGATACATGCTCCAACGTTATAAGGGACTTGGAGAGATGAATGCCGACCAATTATGGGATACTACAATGAATCCAGAAACTAGAACTCTTGTTCGAGTGACAATTGAAGATGGCGCAAGAGCAGAAAGGCATGTTACAACACTTATGGGTGATAAGGTAGAACCACGTCGTAAATGGATCGAAGCAAACGTAAACTTTAGCTTAGAAGATGATTCAAATATTTTAGAAAATGATAGATTACACACGGAGGATGAATTAGTATGA
- the parC gene encoding DNA topoisomerase IV subunit A, translating to MTQTERYQNLPLEEVIGDRFGRYSKYIIQDRALPDARDGLKPVQRRILFAMFQEGNTNDKPFRKSAKTVGNVIGNYHPHGDSSVYEAMVRMSQDWKLRHMLVEMHGNNGSVDGDPPAAMRYTEARLSAISHELLRDINKNTVDYIANFDDSDTEPVVLPARFPNLLVNGSTGISAGYATDIPPHALHEALDAVLMRIENPAATVDELMTVLKGPDFPTGAIIQGVDGIKKAYETGKGKIVVRSKTEIESIKGGKEQIVITEIPYEVNKANLVKKIDEQRHDKRLEGIADVRDESDRTGLRIVIEMKKDIDAHGILQYLFKNTDLQVTYNFNMIAIHNRRPTMMTLPLLLDSYIGHQKEVVTRRTAFDLKKAKERLHIVAGLMKALSILDEVIKTIRASKDKRDAKNNLIASFEFSEAQAEAIVSLQLYRLTNTDITELQKEEESLNALVKKLESILASETVLLKVIKKELQEVRKQFAEPRKSIIEDEIEEIKVTLDVLIPSEEVIVTVTKDGYIKRTSMRSFTASNGQDFAIKESDYLLYQEPINTQHHLLLFTSKGNYIYQPVHELPDIRWKDLGQHISSIIPLDTNESLINVIGIETFDLDLCVLTATKEGQIKRSLLSDYVVQRYARPIKTMNLKKEDELILAQLVSPSDDVLLTTYHSYSVRFSLDEVPITGVKTGGVKAINLKDDDLVVSVNVISQDSQEDITLITHRGSVKKMGLKEIESGGRAKRGIVTLRELKSNPHRVFAVILTNKADEIVLETEKGVQEVVQTNSLRPTDRYSNGSFIVDTEKDGQLVRVWKQPIEQKE from the coding sequence ATGACACAAACCGAACGTTATCAAAATTTACCACTAGAAGAAGTAATCGGTGATCGGTTTGGACGTTATAGTAAATACATCATTCAAGACCGTGCACTACCAGATGCGAGAGATGGGTTAAAGCCTGTTCAACGTCGTATATTATTTGCAATGTTTCAAGAGGGAAATACAAATGATAAACCATTCCGTAAATCTGCTAAAACAGTTGGTAATGTAATCGGAAACTATCATCCACATGGTGATAGTTCCGTTTATGAAGCAATGGTACGTATGAGTCAGGACTGGAAACTGAGACATATGTTAGTAGAAATGCATGGAAATAATGGTTCTGTTGATGGTGATCCTCCTGCAGCAATGCGTTATACAGAAGCAAGACTTTCTGCCATTTCTCATGAGCTACTAAGAGATATAAACAAAAATACCGTGGATTATATTGCAAATTTCGACGATTCGGATACAGAGCCAGTCGTATTACCCGCACGTTTCCCAAATCTATTAGTGAACGGCTCAACAGGAATATCAGCCGGTTATGCAACGGATATACCACCACATGCACTTCACGAAGCATTAGATGCTGTATTGATGCGTATAGAAAACCCTGCAGCAACAGTGGATGAGTTAATGACTGTTTTAAAAGGTCCTGACTTCCCGACAGGAGCGATTATTCAAGGTGTAGATGGGATTAAAAAAGCTTATGAAACAGGAAAAGGTAAGATTGTCGTTCGATCTAAAACAGAGATTGAATCTATTAAGGGTGGCAAAGAACAAATTGTCATTACGGAAATTCCTTATGAAGTGAATAAAGCCAATTTAGTTAAAAAAATCGATGAGCAACGTCACGATAAGCGTTTGGAAGGCATTGCCGATGTGCGAGACGAATCAGATCGTACAGGATTGCGTATTGTTATTGAAATGAAGAAAGATATAGATGCCCACGGTATACTACAATATTTATTTAAAAATACGGATTTACAGGTTACGTACAATTTCAATATGATAGCTATTCATAATCGTAGACCAACGATGATGACATTGCCTCTCTTATTAGACTCTTATATTGGTCATCAAAAAGAGGTAGTAACCCGTCGTACTGCATTTGACTTAAAAAAAGCAAAAGAACGTCTGCATATTGTTGCAGGTTTAATGAAAGCTTTATCTATTTTAGATGAAGTTATTAAAACGATCCGTGCATCAAAAGATAAACGTGATGCGAAAAACAATTTAATCGCTAGCTTTGAATTTTCTGAAGCGCAAGCAGAGGCAATCGTGTCCTTACAGCTTTATCGTCTAACAAATACGGATATTACGGAGCTTCAAAAAGAAGAGGAGTCATTGAATGCATTAGTTAAAAAGTTAGAGAGTATTTTAGCTAGTGAGACCGTTCTTTTAAAAGTCATCAAAAAAGAACTACAAGAGGTAAGAAAACAATTTGCAGAACCACGTAAATCAATAATTGAAGATGAAATTGAAGAGATAAAAGTTACACTTGATGTCTTAATTCCAAGTGAAGAAGTAATTGTAACAGTCACGAAAGATGGCTATATTAAACGCACGAGTATGCGTTCGTTTACTGCTTCCAACGGACAAGATTTTGCTATCAAGGAATCTGATTACTTATTGTACCAGGAGCCTATCAACACGCAGCATCATTTACTTCTTTTCACATCTAAAGGTAACTATATCTATCAGCCTGTACATGAACTTCCGGATATCCGTTGGAAAGATCTTGGCCAACATATCTCAAGCATAATACCATTAGATACAAATGAATCGCTTATTAATGTAATAGGAATTGAGACGTTTGACCTTGATCTATGTGTCCTTACAGCAACCAAGGAAGGACAGATTAAACGATCATTACTTTCTGATTATGTTGTTCAACGTTATGCACGTCCAATAAAAACAATGAACTTGAAAAAAGAAGATGAATTAATCCTTGCACAACTTGTTTCTCCGTCAGATGATGTATTGTTGACGACATATCACAGTTATTCTGTCCGGTTCTCACTTGATGAAGTACCAATTACAGGGGTAAAAACTGGTGGTGTGAAGGCTATAAACTTAAAAGATGATGATCTTGTCGTAAGTGTAAATGTTATTTCTCAAGATAGTCAGGAAGATATTACATTAATAACACATCGTGGGTCAGTGAAAAAAATGGGGCTTAAAGAAATAGAATCTGGCGGACGCGCAAAGCGAGGAATCGTGACTCTACGTGAACTAAAGTCAAACCCTCACAGAGTTTTCGCTGTTATATTGACGAATAAAGCAGATGAAATTGTTTTAGAAACAGAAAAAGGTGTTCAAGAAGTTGTTCAAACGAATTCACTTCGTCCAACTGATCGCTATTCAAATGGATCCTTTATCGTAGATACAGAAAAAGACGGTCAACTTGTTCGAGTTTGGAAACAACCAATTGAACAGAAAGAGTAA